From the Pseudomonas sp. SORT22 genome, one window contains:
- a CDS encoding YraN family protein yields the protein MPDSSRQQAGQAAERQALEYLQGQGLRLLVQNWRCKRGELDLVMLDSDTVVFVEVRYRLHADFGGALASIDGRKQDKLVLAAESFLQKETRWANHPCRFDVIALQGRGHSGPPLDWLKNAFEC from the coding sequence ATGCCCGACAGTTCGCGCCAACAGGCCGGCCAGGCCGCCGAACGGCAAGCCCTTGAATACCTTCAAGGGCAAGGCCTGCGGCTGCTGGTGCAGAACTGGCGATGCAAACGCGGCGAGCTTGATCTGGTCATGCTCGACAGCGATACAGTAGTATTCGTCGAAGTCCGCTACCGGCTGCACGCGGATTTTGGCGGTGCGCTCGCCAGTATCGACGGGCGCAAGCAGGACAAACTGGTGCTAGCCGCCGAGTCTTTTCTGCAAAAGGAAACACGCTGGGCCAACCACCCCTGCCGTTTCGATGTCATCGCCTTGCAAGGCAGAGGCCATTCGGGCCCACCGCTGGACTGGCTGAAAAATGCCTTCGAGTGCTGA
- the rsmI gene encoding 16S rRNA (cytidine(1402)-2'-O)-methyltransferase, whose product MTDVPGASQSTSGTLYVVATPIGNLDDMSARALKILSDVALIAAEDTRHSIRLMQHFGINTPLAACHEHNERDEGSRFITRLLAGDNVALISDAGTPLISDPGYHLVRQARAAGIAVVPVPGACALIAALSAAGLPSDRFIFEGFLPAKAVGRRARLSQVKEEPRTLIFYEAPHRILECLQDMEEVFGGERPALLARELTKTFETLKGLPLAELRAFVEADSNQQRGECVVLVAGYTAPEDEQAVSSEAMRILDLLLAEMPLKRAAALAAEITGVRKNLLYQAALEKQKAH is encoded by the coding sequence GTGACTGATGTTCCAGGGGCTTCCCAATCCACTTCGGGCACGCTTTATGTGGTGGCCACACCGATCGGCAACCTGGATGACATGAGTGCCCGGGCACTGAAAATACTCAGTGATGTGGCGCTGATCGCCGCCGAAGACACCCGTCACTCCATTCGTCTGATGCAACACTTTGGTATCAACACGCCGCTGGCGGCCTGCCACGAGCACAACGAGCGTGATGAGGGCAGTCGTTTTATCACCCGTTTGCTGGCGGGCGACAATGTCGCGCTGATTTCCGACGCCGGTACGCCGCTGATTTCCGATCCTGGCTATCACCTGGTACGCCAGGCCCGCGCCGCCGGCATCGCCGTGGTGCCGGTGCCCGGTGCCTGCGCGCTGATCGCGGCGCTGTCGGCCGCTGGCCTGCCGTCGGACCGGTTCATCTTCGAAGGCTTCCTGCCAGCCAAGGCTGTAGGACGTCGCGCGCGCCTGAGTCAGGTAAAGGAAGAGCCGCGCACGTTGATCTTCTACGAAGCACCACACCGGATTCTCGAGTGCTTGCAGGACATGGAAGAGGTATTCGGTGGCGAGCGCCCGGCGTTGCTGGCCCGCGAGCTGACCAAAACCTTCGAGACCCTCAAGGGTTTGCCGCTGGCCGAGCTGCGCGCCTTCGTCGAGGCTGACAGCAATCAGCAGCGTGGCGAGTGTGTGGTGCTGGTGGCGGGCTATACCGCGCCGGAAGATGAGCAGGCGGTCAGCAGCGAGGCAATGCGTATTCTCGACCTGCTGCTGGCGGAAATGCCGCTCAAGCGCGCCGCTGCGCTGGCGGCGGAAATCACCGGGGTGCGCAAGAACCTGCTGTACCAGGCGGCACTGGAAAAACAGAAAGCCCACTGA
- a CDS encoding phosphoheptose isomerase: MDMQSRIRQLFQASINTKQQAMEVLAPHIEQASQVMVNALLNEGKMLACGNGGSAGDAQHFSSELLNRFERERPSLPAIALTTDSSTITSIANDYSYNEIFSKQIRALGQPGDVLLAISTSGNSANIIQAIQAAHDREMIVVALTGRDGGGMASLLLPEDVEIRVPANVTARIQEVHLLAIHCLCDLIDSQLFGSEE; encoded by the coding sequence ATGGACATGCAATCCCGAATTCGCCAGCTTTTTCAGGCCAGCATCAACACCAAGCAACAGGCGATGGAAGTCCTTGCACCACACATCGAGCAAGCCAGTCAGGTCATGGTCAATGCGCTGCTCAACGAGGGCAAGATGCTTGCCTGCGGCAACGGCGGCTCGGCCGGCGATGCCCAGCACTTTTCTTCCGAACTGCTCAACCGCTTCGAGCGTGAGCGCCCGAGCCTGCCGGCCATCGCCCTGACCACCGACAGCTCGACCATCACCTCGATCGCCAACGACTACAGCTACAACGAAATATTCTCCAAGCAGATCCGCGCCCTGGGCCAGCCCGGCGATGTGCTGCTGGCGATTTCGACCAGCGGTAACTCGGCGAACATTATTCAGGCGATCCAGGCCGCACATGATCGCGAAATGATTGTCGTAGCTCTGACCGGGCGCGATGGCGGCGGCATGGCCTCGCTGCTGCTGCCTGAAGACGTCGAGATTCGCGTACCGGCCAACGTCACCGCACGTATCCAGGAAGTCCACCTGCTGGCGATCCACTGCCTCTGCGACCTGATCGACAGCCAACTGTTCGGGAGTGAAGAATGA
- the mraZ gene encoding division/cell wall cluster transcriptional repressor MraZ, translating to MFRGANAINLDAKGRLAMPSRYRDELDSRSSGQLIVTIDAVDPCLCVYPLDEWELIEAKLRALPSLREENRRLQRLLIGNAVDLELDGSGRFLVPPRLREYAKLDKKAMLVGQLNKFQLWDEDAWNAVSAADLAAIQQPGAMPDELRDLIL from the coding sequence GTGTTCCGCGGAGCCAACGCCATCAACCTCGACGCAAAGGGCCGTCTCGCAATGCCGAGCCGGTACCGTGACGAGCTCGATTCGCGTAGTTCCGGGCAGTTGATCGTGACCATCGATGCGGTTGATCCCTGTTTATGTGTGTACCCGCTCGATGAGTGGGAGCTGATTGAAGCCAAGTTGCGCGCCTTGCCGTCATTGCGTGAAGAGAACCGCCGCCTGCAGCGTTTGCTGATCGGCAACGCGGTGGATCTTGAGCTTGATGGCAGTGGGCGTTTCCTGGTGCCGCCGCGTTTGCGCGAGTACGCCAAGCTCGACAAGAAGGCAATGCTGGTGGGGCAACTGAACAAATTTCAGCTGTGGGACGAGGATGCCTGGAACGCGGTTTCGGCAGCCGACCTCGCAGCTATCCAACAACCGGGCGCCATGCCTGATGAACTGCGTGATTTGATCCTGTGA
- the rsmH gene encoding 16S rRNA (cytosine(1402)-N(4))-methyltransferase RsmH has product MDSGFNHITVLLDEAVEALAVRADGCYLDGTFGRGGHSRLVLSKLGPQGRLLGFDKDPQAIATGQALAAEDGRFVIVQRSFAELGAEVAERGLAGKVSGILLDLGVSSPQLDDPERGFSFLNDGPLDMRMDPTRGVSAAEFIATAPEEEIARVFKEYGEERFAKRMARAVVLRREETPFTRTADLAEVLKVANPAWEKGKNPATRAFQGLRIHVNNELGDLEAGLEAALEALEVGGRLVVISFHSLEDRIVKLFMRKLVKGEADNLPRNLPVQHKHFEPKIKVHGKAQFASEAELKANPRSRSAVMRVAEKLR; this is encoded by the coding sequence ATAGATAGCGGCTTTAACCACATCACCGTACTGCTTGACGAAGCCGTCGAGGCTCTCGCCGTACGCGCCGATGGCTGCTATCTGGATGGCACCTTCGGGCGCGGCGGGCATAGCCGGTTAGTCCTCAGCAAGCTCGGGCCGCAGGGCCGGCTGCTGGGTTTTGACAAGGACCCACAAGCGATTGCCACCGGGCAAGCGCTGGCGGCCGAAGACGGCCGCTTTGTCATTGTGCAGCGCAGTTTTGCCGAGCTGGGCGCCGAAGTTGCCGAGCGCGGCCTGGCCGGCAAGGTCAGCGGCATCCTGCTCGACCTGGGCGTCTCGTCGCCACAGCTGGACGATCCTGAGCGCGGCTTCAGCTTCCTCAACGACGGCCCGCTGGACATGCGCATGGACCCGACTCGCGGCGTCAGCGCTGCCGAGTTCATCGCCACTGCGCCGGAAGAAGAAATCGCCCGGGTGTTCAAGGAATACGGCGAAGAGCGCTTTGCCAAGCGCATGGCCCGTGCCGTGGTGCTGCGCCGTGAAGAAACTCCGTTTACCCGCACCGCTGACCTTGCCGAAGTGCTCAAGGTTGCCAACCCGGCCTGGGAAAAGGGCAAGAACCCGGCAACCCGTGCCTTCCAGGGCCTGCGCATCCACGTCAACAACGAACTCGGTGACCTTGAGGCCGGCCTTGAGGCTGCGCTCGAAGCGCTGGAAGTCGGCGGGCGCCTGGTGGTGATCAGCTTCCATTCGCTGGAAGACCGCATCGTCAAACTGTTCATGCGCAAGCTGGTCAAGGGTGAGGCCGACAACCTGCCGCGCAACCTGCCGGTCCAGCACAAGCACTTCGAGCCGAAGATCAAGGTCCACGGCAAGGCCCAGTTCGCTTCCGAAGCCGAGCTCAAGGCCAACCCACGTTCGCGTAGCGCGGTCATGCGCGTCGCCGAGAAACTGCGGTGA
- the ftsL gene encoding cell division protein FtsL: MSRLFAKPLPGGSFLMLLLFIGVLVSSVAVSYSAHWNRQLLNTLYGELSERDKAQAEWGRLILEQSTWTAHSRIENLASEQLKMRIPAADEVRMVAP, translated from the coding sequence GTGAGCCGTTTGTTCGCCAAGCCTTTGCCAGGCGGAAGCTTCCTGATGCTTCTGCTGTTCATTGGCGTGCTCGTTTCTTCGGTGGCGGTGTCCTACAGCGCGCACTGGAACCGTCAGTTGCTCAACACCCTGTACGGCGAACTCAGCGAGCGCGACAAGGCCCAGGCCGAGTGGGGCCGACTGATTCTCGAGCAGAGCACCTGGACGGCCCACAGCCGTATCGAGAACCTTGCCAGCGAACAGCTGAAAATGCGTATTCCGGCCGCTGACGAAGTACGGATGGTGGCGCCATGA
- a CDS encoding cytochrome bc complex cytochrome b subunit, translating to MSKFMDWVDARFPATKMWEDHLSKYYAPKNFNFFYFFGSLALLVLVNQIVTGVWLTMSFTPSAEEAFASVEYIMRDVEYGWILRYLHSTGASAFFIVVYLHMFRGLLYGSYQKPRELVWVFGMLIYLALMAEAFMGYLLPWGQMSYWGAQVIISLFGAIPVIGDDLTQWIRGDYLISGITLNRFFALHVVALPIVILGLVVLHILALHEVGSNNPDGVDIKKHKDENGVPLDGIAFHPYYTVKDIVGVVVFLFVFCAIVFFFPEMGGYFLEKPNFEQANAFKTPEHIAPVWYFTPFYAILRAVPDKLLGVIAMGAAIAVLFVLPWLDRSPVKSMRYKGWMSKVWLLVFCISFVILGVLGVLAPTPGRTLLSQVCTFLYFAYFLLMPFYTRLEKTKPVPERVTG from the coding sequence ATGAGTAAGTTCATGGATTGGGTTGACGCCCGCTTCCCCGCGACCAAGATGTGGGAAGACCATCTCAGCAAGTATTACGCACCGAAGAACTTCAACTTCTTCTATTTCTTCGGCTCCCTGGCCCTGCTGGTCCTGGTCAACCAGATCGTCACCGGCGTGTGGCTGACCATGAGCTTCACCCCTTCGGCCGAAGAGGCGTTCGCCTCGGTCGAATACATCATGCGTGACGTCGAATACGGCTGGATCCTGCGCTACCTGCACTCCACCGGCGCCTCGGCGTTCTTCATCGTCGTCTACCTGCACATGTTCCGCGGCCTGCTGTACGGCTCGTACCAGAAGCCTCGCGAACTGGTCTGGGTGTTCGGCATGCTGATCTACCTGGCGCTGATGGCCGAAGCGTTCATGGGCTACCTGCTGCCATGGGGCCAGATGTCCTACTGGGGTGCCCAGGTGATCATCTCGCTGTTCGGCGCCATTCCGGTGATCGGCGACGACCTGACCCAGTGGATCCGCGGTGACTACCTGATCTCCGGCATCACCCTGAACCGCTTCTTCGCCCTGCACGTGGTGGCCCTGCCGATCGTCATTCTCGGCCTGGTGGTGCTGCATATCCTGGCGCTGCACGAAGTCGGTTCGAACAACCCGGACGGTGTCGACATCAAGAAGCACAAGGATGAGAACGGCGTGCCGCTGGACGGTATCGCGTTCCACCCTTACTACACCGTGAAGGATATCGTCGGCGTCGTCGTGTTCCTCTTCGTGTTCTGCGCCATCGTGTTTTTCTTCCCGGAAATGGGCGGTTACTTCCTGGAAAAACCGAACTTCGAACAGGCCAACGCCTTCAAGACCCCTGAGCACATTGCCCCGGTCTGGTACTTCACTCCGTTCTACGCGATCTTGCGCGCCGTTCCGGACAAGCTGCTCGGTGTAATTGCCATGGGCGCCGCGATCGCCGTGCTGTTCGTCCTGCCGTGGCTGGATCGCAGCCCGGTCAAGTCCATGCGCTACAAGGGCTGGATGAGCAAGGTCTGGCTGCTGGTGTTCTGCATCTCGTTCGTGATCCTCGGTGTGCTCGGCGTTCTGGCGCCTACCCCGGGCCGTACGCTGCTGTCGCAGGTATGCACCTTCCTGTATTTCGCCTACTTCCTTCTGATGCCGTTCTACACCCGGCTCGAGAAGACCAAACCGGTTCCGGAAAGGGTGACTGGCTGA
- a CDS encoding BON domain-containing protein, with amino-acid sequence MTPNRLGLMALTLCLSLTGCSSVLTATRDKPIEDDRGTRTFGSKIDDSLIETKVAVNVAKASPDLDKNSHIVVSSFNGIVLLAGQTPRVDLKGLAEQAAGQVQRVKKVHNELQVLPPSSILARNNDAWLTTKIKTQMLTDSNIPGSRIKVITENGIVYMLGLLTQQEASRATNLVQGVSGVQKIVKLFEYID; translated from the coding sequence ATGACCCCTAACCGCCTCGGCCTGATGGCCCTGACCCTGTGCCTGAGCCTCACCGGTTGCAGCTCGGTGCTCACCGCCACCCGCGACAAGCCGATCGAGGACGACCGCGGCACCCGCACCTTCGGCAGCAAGATCGATGACTCGCTGATCGAAACCAAAGTCGCGGTGAACGTCGCCAAGGCCAGCCCTGACCTGGACAAGAACTCGCACATTGTCGTCAGCAGCTTCAACGGCATCGTCCTGCTCGCCGGGCAAACCCCGCGCGTCGACCTCAAGGGCCTGGCCGAACAGGCTGCCGGCCAGGTCCAGCGGGTGAAAAAGGTGCATAACGAGCTGCAGGTGCTGCCGCCCTCCTCGATCCTGGCGCGCAACAACGACGCCTGGCTGACCACCAAGATCAAGACCCAGATGCTCACCGACAGCAACATTCCCGGTTCGCGCATCAAGGTCATCACCGAAAACGGCATCGTCTACATGCTCGGCCTGCTGACCCAGCAGGAAGCCTCGCGCGCCACCAACCTGGTGCAGGGCGTGTCGGGCGTGCAGAAGATCGTCAAGCTGTTCGAATACATCGACTGA
- a CDS encoding penicillin-binding protein activator — MIACLRLFTALCLAALLAACASSPSSSLGELPRTPDASIEQLLEQATTSKTPEQAALLRLSAADLAYKQKDNARAARILEQVPLEQLKPAQQIFASTLAAELAMSRNQPKMALTALSHPSLARLNELPEDQQIRTRSVHAAVLEANGQPLAAAQERAQLTPLLKGDAANANNDAIWNLVAATPRDQLNNLSSGTDTMAGWASLALAVKGAGTVEQQQAAIDAWRAQHADHPAAAQLPPSLIKLMELTSQPLTKIALLLPQEGQLAGVARALRDGFMAAHFQAQQAGQKPPTIEVFDSSRLTSLDDFYRQAQASGVQLVVGPLEKPLVKKLAAYPQLPITTLALNYSDAGQKGPEQLYQFGLAAEDEAREVSRRARADGMVRAVALVPKGEWGDRVLKAFRQDWEANGGSLLAAQHIDQPVALAQQIAELFQLRQSEGRAKSLQSTVGGAVSAQPSRRQDIDFIFLAATPQQGQQIKPTLNFQYAGDVPVYATSHVYSASGDVNQYRDLTGVRFCDTPWLLDSGNPLRQQVERQWPQAAGSLGRLYAMGIDAFSLAPRLGQLRALPENRIDGLSGSLSMNENQRIERQLPWAEFTGGQIKRLPDTPR, encoded by the coding sequence ATGATCGCTTGCCTGCGGCTGTTCACAGCCCTTTGCCTCGCCGCCCTGCTGGCAGCCTGCGCCAGCTCGCCCTCGTCGAGCCTCGGCGAACTGCCGCGCACACCGGATGCCAGCATCGAGCAACTGCTTGAACAGGCCACCACCAGCAAGACGCCGGAGCAAGCTGCACTGTTGCGCCTGAGCGCCGCCGACCTGGCCTACAAGCAAAAGGACAATGCCCGCGCCGCGCGCATCCTCGAGCAGGTGCCGCTGGAGCAGCTCAAACCGGCCCAGCAGATCTTCGCCAGCACCCTGGCGGCAGAACTGGCCATGAGCCGCAACCAGCCGAAAATGGCCCTGACCGCCTTGAGCCACCCAAGCCTGGCGCGCCTCAACGAGCTGCCGGAAGATCAACAGATCCGTACCCGCAGCGTGCATGCCGCAGTGCTGGAAGCCAACGGCCAGCCACTGGCCGCCGCCCAGGAGCGCGCGCAACTGACGCCGCTGCTCAAGGGCGATGCTGCCAACGCCAACAACGACGCGATCTGGAACCTGGTGGCCGCCACCCCGCGCGATCAGCTCAATAACCTCAGCAGCGGCACCGACACCATGGCCGGCTGGGCCAGCCTGGCCCTGGCGGTAAAAGGCGCCGGCACCGTCGAGCAGCAACAAGCCGCCATCGACGCCTGGCGCGCCCAGCACGCCGATCACCCGGCCGCCGCCCAGCTGCCACCGTCGCTGATCAAGCTGATGGAGCTGACCAGCCAGCCGCTGACCAAAATCGCCCTGCTGCTGCCACAGGAAGGCCAGCTGGCCGGCGTTGCCCGCGCCCTGCGTGACGGTTTCATGGCCGCGCACTTCCAGGCCCAGCAAGCCGGCCAGAAGCCGCCGACCATCGAAGTCTTCGACAGCTCGCGACTGACCTCGCTGGACGACTTCTACCGCCAGGCCCAGGCCTCTGGCGTGCAACTGGTGGTTGGCCCGCTGGAAAAACCGCTGGTGAAAAAGCTCGCCGCCTACCCGCAATTGCCGATCACCACCCTCGCCCTGAACTACAGCGACGCCGGCCAGAAAGGCCCGGAGCAGCTGTATCAGTTCGGCCTCGCCGCCGAAGACGAAGCCCGTGAAGTGTCGCGCCGCGCCCGCGCCGACGGCATGGTGCGCGCCGTCGCCCTGGTGCCGAAAGGCGAATGGGGCGACCGCGTGCTCAAGGCCTTCCGCCAGGACTGGGAAGCCAACGGTGGCAGCCTGCTGGCCGCCCAGCACATCGACCAGCCGGTAGCCCTGGCCCAGCAGATCGCCGAGCTGTTCCAGCTGCGCCAGAGCGAAGGCCGCGCCAAGAGCCTGCAAAGCACCGTCGGCGGCGCCGTATCGGCCCAGCCGTCGCGCCGCCAGGACATCGACTTCATCTTCCTTGCCGCCACCCCGCAGCAAGGCCAGCAGATCAAGCCGACCCTGAACTTCCAGTACGCTGGCGACGTACCGGTGTATGCCACCTCGCACGTTTACAGCGCCAGCGGCGACGTCAACCAGTACCGCGACCTCACCGGCGTGCGCTTTTGCGATACTCCATGGCTGCTCGACAGCGGCAACCCGTTGCGCCAGCAGGTAGAACGTCAGTGGCCACAAGCGGCCGGCAGCCTCGGCCGCCTGTACGCCATGGGCATCGACGCCTTCAGCCTGGCACCACGCCTGGGCCAGCTGCGCGCGCTGCCGGAAAACCGCATTGACGGCCTGTCCGGCAGCCTGAGCATGAACGAGAACCAGCGCATCGAGCGGCAACTGCCGTGGGCCGAGTTCACCGGCGGCCAAATCAAACGCCTGCCCGACACCCCACGCTGA
- a CDS encoding ClpXP protease specificity-enhancing factor: protein MNSSRPYLVRALYEWIVDNDCTPHMLVNAEYPAVQVPQSFASDGQIVLNISPSAVRHLHMDNEAVSFEGRFGGVAHTLFVPAGAILGIYARENGQGMVFELEPPLLDDEDEEDDSVEPDDDGPPAGGQPPRPSGRPSLKVVK, encoded by the coding sequence ATGAACTCCAGTCGCCCCTATTTGGTACGTGCACTCTATGAGTGGATCGTGGACAACGACTGCACACCGCATATGCTGGTCAACGCCGAATACCCGGCCGTCCAGGTACCCCAGAGCTTCGCCAGTGACGGCCAGATCGTCCTCAACATCTCACCCAGTGCCGTACGTCACCTGCACATGGATAACGAGGCTGTGAGCTTCGAGGGCCGCTTTGGCGGCGTTGCTCACACCCTGTTCGTGCCTGCCGGTGCCATCCTCGGTATTTATGCCCGGGAAAACGGCCAGGGTATGGTCTTCGAACTCGAGCCGCCGCTGCTCGATGATGAAGATGAAGAAGACGACAGCGTCGAGCCGGATGACGACGGTCCGCCTGCCGGCGGCCAGCCGCCGCGGCCAAGCGGGCGTCCGAGCTTGAAGGTGGTCAAGTAA
- a CDS encoding cytochrome c1 — protein sequence MKKLFAVLILAVMPAFTFAAEHGLELDKVDIDLTDKAAMQDGARTFANYCMGCHSAKFQRYERVADDLGIPHELMLEKLVFTGAKIGDHMKIGMKPEDAKTWFGAAPPDLTLVARVRGTDWLYSYLRSFYEDKSRPYGVNNKVFPNVGMPNVLVGLQGNQVIGCKQVQTVVDGKKQYDPLTGSPLTHEACDQLTVEPKSGTLTPEQFDEKVKNLVTFLAYSANPVKLESQRIGTYVLLYLAFFFVFAYLLKREYWKDVH from the coding sequence ATGAAAAAGCTATTTGCAGTATTGATTCTGGCAGTGATGCCCGCGTTCACCTTCGCCGCCGAACACGGCCTGGAGCTGGACAAGGTCGATATCGACCTGACCGACAAGGCCGCCATGCAGGACGGCGCACGCACCTTCGCCAACTATTGCATGGGTTGCCATAGCGCCAAGTTCCAGCGTTACGAGCGCGTGGCTGACGACCTGGGCATTCCTCACGAGCTGATGCTCGAGAAGCTGGTGTTCACCGGCGCCAAGATTGGCGACCACATGAAGATCGGCATGAAGCCTGAAGATGCCAAGACCTGGTTCGGTGCTGCGCCGCCTGACCTGACCCTGGTTGCCCGGGTCCGTGGTACCGACTGGCTGTACAGCTACCTGCGTAGTTTCTATGAGGACAAGTCGCGTCCGTACGGGGTGAACAACAAGGTTTTCCCCAACGTCGGCATGCCTAACGTGCTGGTTGGCCTGCAGGGCAACCAGGTGATTGGCTGCAAGCAAGTGCAGACCGTGGTCGATGGCAAGAAGCAATACGACCCGCTGACCGGCTCGCCTTTGACTCATGAAGCATGCGACCAGCTGACCGTGGAGCCGAAATCCGGTACCCTGACGCCAGAGCAGTTCGACGAGAAGGTCAAGAACCTGGTGACCTTCCTGGCCTACTCGGCTAACCCGGTCAAACTGGAAAGCCAGCGCATCGGTACCTATGTGCTGCTGTATCTGGCCTTCTTCTTCGTATTCGCTTATCTGCTCAAGCGCGAATACTGGAAGGACGTGCACTGA
- a CDS encoding YgdI/YgdR family lipoprotein, with amino-acid sequence MKNGLLPTLLIGAFATLAGCSTPTQITLNDGREFQAVDAPHYDRAAGFYEFKQLDGKVIKVNKDQVRTITDL; translated from the coding sequence ATGAAAAACGGCCTGCTGCCAACCTTGCTGATTGGCGCCTTCGCCACCCTGGCCGGCTGCTCCACCCCAACCCAGATCACCCTCAACGACGGCCGCGAATTCCAGGCAGTCGACGCGCCGCACTACGACCGCGCAGCCGGCTTCTACGAGTTCAAGCAGCTCGATGGCAAGGTGATCAAGGTCAACAAGGACCAGGTCCGCACCATCACCGACCTGTAA
- a CDS encoding glutathione S-transferase N-terminal domain-containing protein produces the protein MGVTNRLACYSDPADHYSHRVRIVLAEKGVSVEIINVDPGRLPPKLVEVNPYGSVPTLVDRDLALYESTVVMEYLDERYPHPPLLPVYPVARANSRLLIHRIQRDWCALVDLILDPRSKEPARVQARKELRESLTGVSPLFADKPCFLSEEQSLVDCCLLPILWRLPVLGIELPRPAKPLLDYMERQFAREAFQASLSAAEREMR, from the coding sequence ATGGGCGTGACCAACCGGTTAGCCTGCTACTCCGACCCCGCTGACCATTATTCTCATCGGGTGCGCATCGTTCTCGCCGAGAAGGGTGTCAGTGTCGAGATCATCAACGTCGATCCTGGTCGCCTTCCGCCCAAGCTGGTTGAAGTGAACCCCTATGGCAGCGTGCCAACCCTGGTCGATCGCGACCTGGCGTTGTACGAGTCGACCGTGGTGATGGAATACCTCGATGAACGTTACCCGCACCCGCCATTGTTGCCGGTGTATCCGGTGGCGCGGGCCAACAGTCGCCTGCTGATCCACCGTATCCAGCGCGACTGGTGTGCGCTGGTCGACCTGATACTCGACCCGCGCAGCAAGGAGCCGGCACGGGTACAGGCGCGCAAGGAGCTGCGCGAGAGCCTGACCGGAGTGTCGCCGTTGTTTGCCGACAAGCCTTGTTTCTTGAGTGAGGAGCAAAGTCTGGTCGATTGTTGTCTATTGCCCATACTCTGGCGTTTGCCGGTGTTGGGTATCGAACTGCCGCGGCCGGCCAAGCCGTTGCTCGACTACATGGAGCGACAGTTTGCCCGCGAAGCCTTCCAGGCAAGCCTGTCCGCTGCTGAACGTGAAATGCGCTAG